The segment CACGGGCGGCCAGCGCGTCGAAGGAGATCTCGATGCCCGGCGCGAATGCGCCGCCGAGGAACTCACCCTTCGCGCTGATCAGGTCGAAGTTGGTAGTGGTGCCGAAGTCGACCACGATCGACGGTCCGCCGTAGAGGGCGTGCGCGGCCAGGGTGTTGACGACCCGGTCGGCGCCGACCTCCTTGGGGTTGTCGATGGCCAGCTGCACGCCGGTCTTCACCCCCGGCTCGACGATCACATTGGGCAGGTCGCCGTAGTACCGCTTCAGCATCGTGCGCAGGTTGCGCAGCGCCGCCGGCACGGTGGAGCAGGCCGCCACCCCGGTGATCTCCACGGCGTCGCCGGCGAGCAGGCCACGGAACATCAGGCCCAGCTCGTCGGCGGTCGACGCGGCATCGGTCTTGATCCGCCAGTTGTGCACCAGCTTGTCGCCGTCGAAGGTCGCCAGCACGGTGTTGGTGTTACCGATGTCAATGCAGAGCAGCACGGAGGCCCC is part of the Actinoplanes sp. NBC_00393 genome and harbors:
- a CDS encoding type III pantothenate kinase, which encodes MLLCIDIGNTNTVLATFDGDKLVHNWRIKTDAASTADELGLMFRGLLAGDAVEITGVAACSTVPAALRNLRTMLKRYYGDLPNVIVEPGVKTGVQLAIDNPKEVGADRVVNTLAAHALYGGPSIVVDFGTTTNFDLISAKGEFLGGAFAPGIEISFDALAARAAQLRKVEPTKPKSVIGKNTVECLQAGLYFGFAGQVDRIVERMIEEIGPVRAVIATGGLAWLVKDECRTITAHEPMITLIGLRMVYERNV